A single Lactuca sativa cultivar Salinas chromosome 8, Lsat_Salinas_v11, whole genome shotgun sequence DNA region contains:
- the LOC128127664 gene encoding uncharacterized protein LOC128127664 yields MTGHEYTLELLHRNRLQCVEVLRMSRESFVRLCAHFRANYSLKDSKHVSVEEKMAMFLMMIGHNQRYVIIKRKFQHSKQTIHKFFYEVLEKMMLFAQDVIVPTSFNPNPNIPGHNRRLRRVFKGAVGALDDTLIHAVVPAKKQDLYRSRGKGDCYQNVLAKCDFNIIFTFVVTGWEGVAHDSRILSEAVADPQASFPFPPPDKYYLCDAAYAHTRGFMAPYRNVRYWFGDFRQRRALTNKEKFNHGHAKLRNVIERAFGVLKARFPILKRMAPFPFVTQRNIAMACFALHNYIRKEGLSDEYFARYDEPNVPFRNNNVAIDDDEDGIPTHGTAADGEYMTQLRDEIADQLMHNID; encoded by the exons ATGACGGGACACGAATACACATTGGAGTTATTACACCGTAATCGTTTACAATGTGTTGAAGTATTACGCATGTCCCGTGAATCTTTTGTACGACTATGTGCTCATTTTAGAGCAAATTACTCATTAAAGGACAGCAAACATGTATCAGTTGAGGAAAAGATGGCTATGTTTTTGATGATGATCGGACATAATCAACGTTACGTGATTATCAAGCGGAAATTTCAACACTCGAAGCAAACaattcataaatttttttatgaagtGTTGGAAAAAATGATGCTTTTCGCACAAGATGTTATAGTACCAACATCTTTTAATCCGAATCCAAACATTCCAGGACATAATAGGAGGCTACGAAGGGTTTTCAAAGGAGCAGTTGGTGCACTTGATGACACTTTGATACATGCTGTTGTCCCTGCTAAGAAACAAGACTTATATAGAAGTAGGGGAAAGGGAGATTGCTACCAAAACGTATTGGCAAAATGTGACTTCAATATTatttttacatttgttgtgaccgGGTGGGAAGGGGTAGCGCATGACTCTAGAATATTATCAGAAGCAGTAGCCGATCCACAAGCATCATTCCCGTTTCCACCACCag acaaatattatctttgtgatgccgCGTATGCACACACTCGAGGATTTATGGCCCCTTATCGTAATGTGAGGTATTGGTTTGGAGATTTTCGTCAAAGACGTGCATTGAccaataaagaaaaatttaaccATGGACATGCAAAACTTCGGAATGTCATTGAGCGtgcttttggtgttttgaaagcaCGTTTCCCTATATTGAAGAGGATGGCACCATTCCCGTTTGTGACACAAAGAAACATTGCCATGGCATGCTTCGCGCTTCATAATTATATAAGGAAAGAAGGATTGAGTGATGAGTATTTCGCACGATACGATGAACCCAATGTCCCGTTTCGAAATAACAATGTGGccattgatgatgatgaagacggGATTCCAACACATGGTACTGCAGCAGACGGTGAATATATGACTCAGTTACGTGATGAAATTGCTGATCAGTTGATGCACAATATAGATTGa
- the LOC111888948 gene encoding uncharacterized protein LOC111888948 — MASEDMITLKLLVHKGTQKVLYAEAPKEFVDFLLHLFSLPLGTINQLLGSKHMVGGLGKLKESVESLNPIYFQPGINKDNIFSSKTAFNGNMFLLLDDVSANERLPVTSTKKVYTCSYFGISRNGYQHQYCLSTTENPATLCPTCSRSMNVPLNLIGTPVVNLKEADQEKPKAGFVKEVVTYMVMDDLVVKPMSTISSITLINSFAVKDLSQLEEKTLPFGKDEALTLLRASLSTNEVLTTLYQKTNDA, encoded by the exons ATGGCTTCCGAAGACATGATCACGCTTAAGCTTTTAGTCCACAAGGGAACCCAAAAGGTCTTATATGCAGAAGCCCCTAAAGAGTTTGTGGATTTCCTTCTGCACTTGTTCTCTTTGCCTCTCGGCACAATCAACCAACTCCTGGGCTCCAAACATATGGTCGGTGGGTTAGGTAAACTAAAAGAAAGCGTCGAAAGCCTTAATCCGATTTACTTTCAACCTGGCATCAATAAAGATAATATCTTTAGTTCCAAAACAGCGTTCAATGGGAACATGTTTCTGCTGTTGGATGATGTTTCTGCTAATGAGAGATTACCGGTTACATCAACAAAAAAAGTCTACACGTGTAGTTATTTTGGCATAAGTAGGAACGGTTATCAACATCAATATTGTCTTAGTACGACTGAGAATCCGGCTACTTTGTGTCCTACTTGCAGCCGTTCCATGAATGTCCCTTTGAACCTCATTGGAACACCGGTGGTAAATTTAAAGGAAGCTGATCAGGAGAAACCGAAGGCAGGTTTTGTGAAAGAAGTGGTGACTTATATGGTGATGGATGATTTGGTGGTGAAGCCTATGTCCACTATTTCAAGCATAACTCTCATCAATAGTTTTGCAGTCAAGGATCTGAGTCAGCTTGAGGAGAAAACATTACCTTTCGGAAAAGATGAg GCATTGACGCTCTTGagggcatctttatcaaccaatgAAGTGCTAACCACTCTATATCAGAAAACAAACGATGCTTAG
- the LOC111888949 gene encoding uncharacterized protein LOC111888949, whose product MASENMTLKLLVNKATQKVLYAEATKEFVDFLFHLFSLPVGTLIQLVGSKQMAGCLGKLKESLESFNQIYLQPGVNKNNIFNSSTTLNGNMFLLDDVSAKDKPATSTTKLYTCSVLYRPSKNNNCSGYCTENPSTLCPSCVRVMSYPLTRIGTPVVEPDVKVKGGFVKEVVTYMVMDDLVVKPLSTFSSIAFINSCGVNDMTQLEERTLHIGEEEALKLLKASLSTNSVLTSLLQKIKVEGGGSRKRSREVGGGGAVEQAI is encoded by the exons ATGGCTTCCGAAAACATGACTCTTAAACTTTTAGTCAACAAGGCAACCCAGAAGGTCTTATATGCAGAAGCCACCAAAGAGTTTGTGGACTTCCTTTTTCACTTGTTCTCTTTGCCTGTCGGCACCTTGATCCAGCTTGTGGGCTCCAAACAAATGGCCGGTTGCTTAGGTAAACTAAAAGAAAGCCTCGAAAGCTTTAATCAAATCTACCTTCAACCTGGCGTCAATAAAAATAATATCTTCAATTCCAGTACAACGTTAAATGGGAACATGTTTCTATTGGATGATGTTTCTGCTAAAGATAAACCGGCTACATCAACAACAAAACTCTACACATGTAGTGTGCTGTATAGACCCAGTAAGAATAACAACTGTAGTGGTTATTGTACTGAGAATCCGTCTACTTTGTGTCCTAGTTGTGTGCGTGTAATGAGTTATCCTTTGACCCGCATTGGGACACCCGTGGTGGAACCCGACGTGAAAGTGAAGGGAGGTTTTGTGAAAGAGGTTGTGACTTATATGGTGATGGATGATTTGGTGGTTAAGCCTTTGTCCACTTTTTCAAGCATTGCTTTCATCAATAGTTGTGGAGTGAATGATATGACTCAGCTTGAGGAGAGAACATTGCATATAGGAGAAGAAGAg GCATTGAAGCTcttgaaggcatctttatcaaccaattCGGTGTTAACCAGTCTGTTACAGAAGATAAAAG TGGAAGGAGGCGGATCAAGAAAGCGGAGCAGGGAAGTAGGCGGAGGCGGAGCGGTGGAGCAGGCGATTTGA